The sequence GAAAACCAGAAACATGCTGGCAACCATCGCCTCAGGAATGATCGTGTTGTGGCTGGCACAACTGTTCTTATAGTATATATATCGCCCTTCACTGAATGAAGTAAGATTTTTCCATCCTTTTTCAGTCCACATTTTCCAACAAAAACACGCATCAAGCCCACAAAAATTCCCTTCACGCCACAAAAACGCCAACTTTTACAAAAAATGTGACCTTTTTGTCATGTAAACTCATGTGAAAATTTTAACGCTTGACTCTTGGCAAACAGAGGTATTTAGTCCGTCTCTTTCGCGTGATTCTCCAGCCCCTGGCCCCCTCTCATAGGATCGACCACTGACTGTGACCACGAAGACACCACCAACCCAAGGAGGTTTCTAATGGCTTTTTCATTGCGTGCGCAGTTCGAAGCGTATGCACCCAAAAGTATTCCCTATTTACGATCTTACTCCCTTTCCGCACTCCAACGGGATCTCGGAGCGGGTGTCACTGTCGGTATTGTTGCCCTGCCGCTGGCCATGGCTTTTGCCATTGCATCAGGAGCCAGCCCCCAGACTGGATTATTCACCGCCATCGTTGCCGGATTCATCATTTCCGCCTTTGGCGGCACCCGCTTTCAAATTGGTGGACCGACCGGCGCATTTGTCATCATCATCTCCGACGTCATCGCCAGAAACGGTTTTGAAGGGCTGATGCTCGCCACCATCATGGCAGGTCTGCTGCTCGTGGTCATGGGTATTCTCAGGCTCGGACGACTTCTCCAATACATTCCTTATCCTGTCACTGCCGGATTCACATCAGGTATCGGCCTGCTCATTTTCTCCACGCAGTTGAAAGACTTTTTCGGACTCCAGATCGAGCACATGCCATCCGCCTTTGCCGATCAGGTGCTCGCCTGCGCCACGGCCCTGCCCACCACGCTCCCGGGAACACTGGCCATCGGGGCATTAACGTTGGGCACCATGTTGATTATCCGTCACCGCATCCCCCGTATTCCCGCTCCATTCGCCGGAATCGTTATCGGTTCCCTCGTTGCATGGGCCATGGGACTCGATGTCGAAACCATCGGCAGCCGATTCGGAGGCATTCCCTCGACATTACCAAGTTTCGTCCCCCTCTCAAACATCAGCATGGAGACACTCCATAACATTCTTCCTGATGCGCTCACCATCGCGGTTCTCGCCGGAATGGAATCACTCTTGAGTGCCACCGTCGCGGACGGCATGAGCGGCGACCGTCACAACTCCTCGACCGAACTCGTGGCTCAGGGACTTGCCAACATTGCTTCGCCGCTCTTCGGAGGACTCCCCGCCACCGGTGCCATCGCCAGGACCGCCACCAACATCCGCGCCGGTGCCTTCACGCCCATGGCTGGCATCTTCCACGTCCTGACTCTGGTTATTTTCATCAAATTCATGGC comes from Pseudodesulfovibrio sp. JC047 and encodes:
- a CDS encoding SulP family inorganic anion transporter, with the translated sequence MAFSLRAQFEAYAPKSIPYLRSYSLSALQRDLGAGVTVGIVALPLAMAFAIASGASPQTGLFTAIVAGFIISAFGGTRFQIGGPTGAFVIIISDVIARNGFEGLMLATIMAGLLLVVMGILRLGRLLQYIPYPVTAGFTSGIGLLIFSTQLKDFFGLQIEHMPSAFADQVLACATALPTTLPGTLAIGALTLGTMLIIRHRIPRIPAPFAGIVIGSLVAWAMGLDVETIGSRFGGIPSTLPSFVPLSNISMETLHNILPDALTIAVLAGMESLLSATVADGMSGDRHNSSTELVAQGLANIASPLFGGLPATGAIARTATNIRAGAFTPMAGIFHVLTLVIFIKFMAPVASLIPLSSLAAVLMVVAWDMSEPHRLKRLFLAPKSDSMVMLSTFLLTVFVGLTVAVEIGVVLAAILFMKRMSELVDIHSLDTGLPEEAITSRRTGNPRVVVYEIAGPLFFGMAQRFIDIMRFTRKKPEILVLCMRLVPIIDATGLEALETVIRQGQAQDIRVILSGVNPKIMKIMTRLGTDKVVGTDNIFRDFSTAVAETLPYFEDEEDAEQIVGELPHCK